A window of Desulfovermiculus halophilus DSM 18834 contains these coding sequences:
- a CDS encoding transposase, with product MDLQDVIAQCGVQRVFRARYKVDEPGYISHITQRAAGREPLFMEDNDYLTMLGLLKESAQKFHLCYYALCLMSNHVHILLEPQERNLAEAMRSIFSRYAARFNRKYERRGHLFGGPYRQSICLDNTYLVTASVYIHLNPVRAGLCESPSDYRWTSSALYCSGGYQESFVDPKPILQLIDEDKVTARKEYTQLLKQAQGAEPDNALEQEGAIEKFCVRLAEKFPTLFGRLSGRGTKITADNPALLELTQLERLLKEASEDRSRKPESRQAKKYIVEQLLARGYKKTEIASRLGISRKTVYNILAQAQT from the coding sequence ATGGACTTGCAGGATGTCATCGCTCAATGCGGGGTGCAGCGTGTTTTCCGGGCTAGGTACAAGGTCGACGAACCGGGATATATTTCCCATATCACCCAGCGTGCAGCAGGCCGAGAGCCTCTGTTTATGGAAGATAATGACTACCTGACCATGCTTGGCCTGCTCAAAGAGAGCGCCCAGAAGTTTCATCTTTGCTATTACGCTCTCTGCCTTATGTCCAACCACGTGCATATTCTCCTTGAGCCCCAGGAGAGAAATCTGGCCGAAGCCATGCGCTCCATATTTTCCCGGTATGCGGCAAGGTTCAACCGCAAGTATGAGCGCCGAGGCCATCTCTTTGGCGGCCCGTACCGGCAATCCATCTGTCTGGACAACACTTATCTTGTAACCGCCTCTGTGTATATACACCTCAACCCGGTCCGGGCGGGATTATGCGAGTCCCCCTCAGATTACCGCTGGACATCTAGCGCCCTCTATTGTTCCGGAGGTTATCAGGAATCATTTGTTGACCCCAAGCCGATACTTCAGTTGATAGATGAGGATAAGGTCACGGCCCGGAAAGAATATACGCAGCTACTAAAGCAAGCCCAGGGAGCAGAACCGGACAATGCCTTGGAGCAGGAAGGCGCGATTGAGAAGTTCTGTGTGCGCTTGGCGGAGAAATTCCCTACCCTTTTTGGCCGATTGAGTGGCAGAGGTACAAAGATCACTGCTGACAACCCTGCGCTGCTGGAGCTTACCCAGCTGGAAAGGCTGCTGAAGGAGGCAAGCGAGGATCGGTCTAGAAAACCGGAGAGCAGACAGGCCAAGAAATATATAGTCGAACAGCTTCTGGCTCGGGGCTACAAAAAGACGGAAATCGCATCTCGCCTGGGAATCTCGCGCAAGACTGTATACAACATTTTGGCCCAAGCCCAAACCTGA
- a CDS encoding toxin-antitoxin system TumE family protein: MDTELLLHERHQVSKDSFAELRIWRISSPVHGSAHLYKYSLAYVVAGQCVLRYDNEAGKGDHRHFGSEEHSYSFRDPAQLLADFWSDVDDLRKS; this comes from the coding sequence ATGGATACTGAACTTCTTCTCCACGAGCGTCATCAGGTCAGCAAGGATTCGTTCGCTGAACTTCGTATTTGGCGGATTTCTTCTCCTGTTCATGGGTCTGCGCACCTATACAAGTACAGCCTGGCCTATGTCGTGGCAGGACAATGCGTGCTTCGATATGATAACGAGGCGGGAAAAGGAGACCACAGGCATTTCGGTTCAGAAGAACATTCATATTCCTTCCGCGATCCGGCACAGCTGCTGGCTGATTTCTGGTCGGACGTAGATGATTTGAGGAAATCATGA
- a CDS encoding transcriptional regulator, whose amino-acid sequence MSKVTLTVSSREEVTARALAAFGGREQGAVISFSSPELLWQTLSKKRWELLKAMVGRGPLTIRGLAREVSRDVKGVHSDVHTLLNAGLVDRTDEGRIVFPYDAVHVDFELVAA is encoded by the coding sequence ATGAGCAAGGTTACACTGACAGTTTCTTCCAGGGAGGAAGTGACCGCACGGGCGCTTGCCGCTTTTGGGGGCCGGGAACAAGGCGCAGTGATTTCATTTTCTTCCCCTGAGCTGCTTTGGCAGACTTTGAGCAAAAAACGCTGGGAGCTGCTCAAGGCTATGGTCGGCCGGGGTCCTTTGACCATCCGGGGCCTGGCTCGGGAGGTGAGTCGCGATGTAAAAGGCGTGCACAGCGATGTACATACCCTACTCAATGCGGGGCTTGTGGACCGTACAGATGAGGGGCGGATTGTATTCCCGTATGATGCAGTGCATGTGGATTTTGAGCTGGTAGCAGCCTGA
- a CDS encoding DUF4258 domain-containing protein, which produces MDCLSIKFSGHAISRMFQRALSSYAIRRIIMEGEVIAHYPDDCPYPSYLLLGYCEDEPIHIVVAQDKESGQCFVVTAYKPDHDKWSEDFRSRRK; this is translated from the coding sequence TTGGACTGCTTATCTATAAAGTTCAGTGGGCATGCTATAAGCAGGATGTTTCAACGGGCTCTAAGTAGCTACGCTATAAGACGAATAATCATGGAAGGTGAGGTCATCGCCCATTATCCTGACGACTGCCCTTATCCGAGTTACCTATTGCTTGGCTATTGCGAAGACGAGCCGATTCACATTGTAGTTGCCCAGGACAAAGAATCAGGGCAATGTTTTGTTGTCACGGCGTATAAACCCGATCATGATAAATGGTCGGAAGATTTCAGGTCAAGGAGGAAGTAA
- a CDS encoding type II toxin-antitoxin system MqsA family antitoxin, with translation MNCVICKTGQISAGTATITLQRDETTVVIKNVPADVCDNCGEYYLSEEMTERVMELGESAVKKGVEVEILRWAA, from the coding sequence ATGAATTGTGTTATCTGTAAAACAGGACAGATTTCAGCTGGTACCGCAACTATTACCTTGCAACGAGATGAAACCACCGTAGTGATAAAGAACGTTCCTGCCGACGTGTGTGATAATTGCGGGGAATATTATCTTTCTGAAGAAATGACCGAACGTGTGATGGAGTTGGGAGAGTCTGCGGTGAAGAAAGGAGTTGAGGTCGAAATTTTGCGTTGGGCGGCTTAA
- a CDS encoding four helix bundle protein: MHSDVHTLLNAGLLDRTNEGPVIFPYDDRENAETDSWLDFAKDCGYISTDQHQGLVTKCKSVGSMLGSMMKNPDPFIIK, encoded by the coding sequence GTGCACAGCGATGTACATACCCTGCTCAATGCCGGGCTTTTGGACCGCACAAATGAGGGGCCCGTTATCTTCCCGTATGATGACAGGGAGAATGCCGAAACAGACTCTTGGTTGGATTTTGCAAAAGATTGTGGGTATATCAGCACAGATCAGCATCAAGGTTTGGTTACAAAATGTAAATCAGTTGGTTCTATGCTTGGTTCCATGATGAAGAACCCAGATCCATTTATTATCAAGTAA
- a CDS encoding AbrB/MazE/SpoVT family DNA-binding domain-containing protein yields the protein MLVTIDKRGSISLPSSLRKDLGLGPGSHLELAVEPGGAITLYPVAIHRAIELNAEGLSRLEEARESGPGAFPEWFDQELADARADTE from the coding sequence ATGTTAGTCACAATTGATAAAAGAGGAAGCATCAGCTTGCCTTCTTCATTACGCAAAGATCTGGGGCTTGGACCCGGTTCCCATCTGGAGCTCGCAGTCGAGCCCGGCGGTGCCATAACTCTCTACCCAGTTGCAATACACCGGGCAATAGAACTCAATGCCGAGGGCTTATCCAGGCTCGAGGAGGCCAGGGAATCAGGGCCGGGAGCATTCCCGGAATGGTTTGATCAGGAGCTGGCCGATGCCCGGGCTGATACCGAGTAA
- a CDS encoding Rpn family recombination-promoting nuclease/putative transposase, translating into MSSSSPHIHDRFFKQIFSRPEIVRDFVRTNLPEAIVSHLALDTLEVVNSSYVHADLSEYFSDVAVKTQVTSGDPAELYFLFEHKSGPERYARVQVLQYMASSWYYHVRSGPGPLPLIIPVLVYHGPRAWNFSLRFEDLFQLPSAEFSVFIPKFEHILHDISHLDEKDLKGTIVLRAVQLLLKYIQVPELRERLPEILSLLGKLSTKERVTEYLQVILEYVFQAAEHVDVQDVYQALTNIPQGEEIMPTIAEKLREEGMQQGMQQGMQQGMQQGMQQGELQGKRVALLRLMNRKFSLTVGEETEITAIQDQALLDQALETVLFAQDKFEVLRILG; encoded by the coding sequence ATGTCCTCATCGAGTCCGCACATCCACGATAGATTTTTTAAGCAGATCTTCTCCAGGCCCGAAATCGTTCGCGATTTTGTCCGAACCAATCTTCCGGAGGCAATTGTTTCCCACTTGGCCCTGGATACCCTGGAAGTGGTCAACTCCAGCTATGTGCATGCGGATTTGTCCGAGTACTTCAGCGACGTGGCGGTCAAGACCCAGGTCACATCAGGCGATCCGGCTGAATTGTATTTTCTCTTTGAGCACAAAAGCGGACCTGAGCGCTATGCCCGGGTGCAGGTTTTGCAGTATATGGCCAGCTCGTGGTATTATCATGTCCGAAGTGGTCCTGGACCGCTGCCGCTGATAATTCCTGTGCTCGTTTATCACGGCCCCAGGGCCTGGAATTTCAGTTTGCGCTTTGAAGATCTTTTTCAGCTGCCGTCTGCTGAGTTTTCCGTCTTTATCCCCAAGTTTGAGCACATACTGCATGACATTTCTCACTTGGATGAAAAAGATCTGAAGGGAACAATAGTTCTGCGGGCGGTACAACTTCTGCTCAAATACATCCAGGTTCCAGAGCTGCGGGAGCGCTTGCCTGAGATTCTCAGCCTGCTTGGAAAACTGAGCACCAAGGAGCGAGTGACCGAATACCTGCAGGTCATACTGGAATATGTTTTTCAGGCCGCCGAGCATGTTGATGTCCAGGATGTGTATCAAGCACTAACGAATATCCCTCAAGGAGAAGAGATTATGCCCACCATAGCCGAGAAGTTACGTGAAGAAGGCATGCAGCAGGGTATGCAACAAGGTATGCAGCAGGGTATGCAACAAGGTATGCAGCAGGGGGAGCTTCAAGGGAAGCGAGTCGCACTGCTCCGTTTAATGAATCGGAAGTTTTCTCTGACGGTCGGAGAAGAAACAGAGATAACAGCGATCCAGGACCAAGCTCTGCTGGATCAGGCCCTGGAAACTGTGCTCTTTGCGCAAGATAAATTCGAGGTGCTGAGAATTTTGGGGTGA
- a CDS encoding DUF2283 domain-containing protein has protein sequence MRVTYDEADDILVLRLSEKEIIKETSQDWNTHISYAQDGTIVEIVVLEASKQGAWPLLRSQAA, from the coding sequence ATGAGAGTTACTTATGACGAAGCCGATGATATTCTGGTTTTACGTCTTTCGGAAAAAGAAATCATTAAAGAGACTTCCCAGGACTGGAATACACATATTAGCTATGCCCAAGACGGGACTATAGTTGAAATTGTCGTCCTAGAGGCTTCCAAACAAGGCGCTTGGCCATTGCTCCGCAGCCAAGCTGCATGA
- a CDS encoding AbrB/MazE/SpoVT family DNA-binding domain-containing protein — MLVKITSKNQITIPKKLADKLGGIKYLEANYQEGGIFLKPVQTYETDLDAIRSKMKKLGLGPESVQEAVAWARSKE, encoded by the coding sequence ATGCTGGTCAAAATTACTTCCAAAAACCAGATCACAATCCCCAAGAAACTGGCAGACAAGCTTGGAGGTATCAAGTACCTGGAAGCCAATTATCAGGAGGGCGGGATATTTTTGAAACCGGTTCAGACCTATGAGACCGATTTGGATGCGATCCGATCCAAAATGAAGAAGTTGGGCCTTGGGCCGGAATCTGTTCAGGAAGCAGTTGCGTGGGCAAGATCCAAGGAATAA
- a CDS encoding putative toxin-antitoxin system toxin component, PIN family has product MGKIQGIKVVVDTNVVVSGLLFQGVPGRIVSLWQKKAIQPFITQEMIDEYLKVLAYPKFQLSGAEIEYVMHQEILPYFEPVTASSDIHIVAADPDDDKFIHCALAGSVDIIISGNKHLLDLGEYRSISILQPAQFLQRFNRD; this is encoded by the coding sequence GTGGGCAAGATCCAAGGAATAAAGGTCGTTGTTGATACCAATGTGGTGGTATCAGGCCTTCTCTTTCAAGGAGTTCCCGGCAGGATAGTTTCTTTGTGGCAGAAAAAAGCTATTCAGCCGTTTATTACTCAAGAGATGATTGACGAATATCTCAAAGTCTTGGCTTATCCCAAATTCCAGCTGTCTGGAGCCGAAATCGAGTATGTAATGCATCAAGAGATCCTTCCCTATTTTGAGCCGGTGACTGCTTCATCCGACATCCATATCGTTGCTGCCGACCCTGACGATGACAAATTTATCCATTGCGCATTGGCCGGATCGGTGGACATAATAATATCAGGAAATAAGCACCTGCTGGACCTGGGAGAATATAGATCCATCTCTATTTTGCAGCCTGCGCAATTTTTGCAAAGATTCAATCGGGATTAA
- a CDS encoding sugar transferase, with the protein MSAKASNSWYARYGKRLFDLVLTIPGLILISPILAVVALLVRIKLGSPVLFRQQRPGLNGEPFTIYKFRTMTDERDAEGNLLPNEQRLPRLGRILRTTSLDELPELFNVLKGEMSIVGPRPLLMDYLPLYTLEQARRHEVRGGITGLAQVEGRNALEFDDRFRLDVYYVDRMSLQLDINIIIKTLAKIVKQENIVVDERALRRQFESTNQIYTSRKGNGNG; encoded by the coding sequence ATGTCAGCCAAAGCCAGCAATTCGTGGTATGCACGATACGGCAAGCGCCTCTTCGACCTCGTCCTGACCATCCCCGGTCTGATCCTCATCTCCCCTATTCTGGCCGTGGTGGCCCTGCTGGTCAGAATAAAGCTGGGCAGCCCGGTGCTGTTTCGGCAGCAGAGGCCGGGGTTGAACGGTGAGCCCTTTACTATCTATAAGTTCAGGACCATGACGGATGAGCGGGATGCAGAGGGGAATTTATTGCCGAACGAGCAACGCTTGCCAAGGCTTGGACGAATTTTGCGAACTACCAGTCTGGATGAATTGCCGGAGCTTTTTAATGTTCTTAAGGGAGAAATGTCCATTGTAGGGCCTAGACCACTTTTGATGGATTATTTGCCCTTGTATACACTTGAGCAGGCCAGAAGACATGAAGTTCGGGGTGGTATTACCGGTCTTGCACAAGTTGAGGGGAGAAATGCCCTAGAATTTGATGATCGTTTTCGTTTGGATGTATACTATGTTGATAGAATGAGTTTGCAATTAGATATAAATATTATAATCAAAACTTTGGCCAAAATTGTTAAACAAGAAAATATTGTTGTGGATGAGCGCGCCTTAAGAAGGCAATTTGAAAGTACCAATCAAATCTACACAAGTAGAAAGGGGAATGGTAATGGATAA